The Aspergillus luchuensis IFO 4308 DNA, chromosome 7, nearly complete sequence genome has a segment encoding these proteins:
- a CDS encoding uncharacterized protein (COG:S;~EggNog:ENOG410PKIA;~InterPro:IPR028942;~PFAM:PF15612), whose product MSNMSLSDSDLSSLSSAPPSDEETGSMAIDEPVGITKYFKKESESPPPKREPSPPHEYVLADNPDIAFIVMFRARFNDAFPRSTPHFGPQDVERGVAESPPGDHIERLLCAFLGLVLNRKKDVDRNHYQRPLEEAIQTHASQWPKAWQGKNPLHGGRTFATMSPEERLVLLKSLILWSLASSDAIQAKIKESYKQARHEDDLNQPLSVQPWGRDGLKRRYWLIEGLDDTHFRLYREGNPALKNVTWWSIAGNIPELKAVADRLDGEKSIHSRKLSERIRNSIPRFEGSEEKRKRRDYRIARKAAFARPEPGFSLYEGRTRGKKLKYTYSDDEDIFSDGLPSTRRSTRNTSGISTPPEPAGPRFTASGRQIRSRAGGLYGETLLSGQREDGDAGDEGRPTRGRTTRANGYTEYDDEEMDEGSEGGQSSGNEWQGNEGEEEEDNEFEGDDEEELSGDEAVMNGEPPSLVVQLRYNKDKVPSSPNGPTEEPLQQDPKSKEDVAKPVTATGAEDGLQGQPPPAVNGQSPQPDAVAKTLPDAAPAAQDVTTTDTSAKVDASQPTATETKTQTA is encoded by the exons ATGTCGAACATGTCCCTCTCAGACTCGGACTTATCGTCGCTTTCGTCGGCGCCTCCGTCCGATGAAGAAACGGGCTCCATGGCCATTGATGAGCCCGTCGGCATCACGAAATACTTCAAGAAGGAGTCCGAatctccgccgccgaagcgggagccctcaccaccccacGAATATGTGTTGGCGGATAATCCAGATATTGCA TTCATTGTAATGTTCCGTGCGCGTTTTAACGATGCGTTCCCGCGATCTACACCACACTTTGGACCACAGGACGTTGAAAGAGGCGTCGCGGAATCTCCTCCAGGCGATCATATTGAGAGATTGTTATGTGCATTTCTTGGATTGGTATTGAACCGGAAGAAGGATGTCGA TCGGAATCACTACCAGCGTCCCTTGGAAGAGGCGATCCAAACTCATGCTTCTCAGTGGCCTAAGGCTTGGCAAGGCAAGAACCCTCTGCACGGGGGTCGCACATTCGCAACCATGTCGCCAGAAGAACGC TTGGTGTTACTGAAATCCTTGATCCTCTGGTCCCTTGCCTCGTCCGATGCCATCCAAGCCAAAATCAAAGAGTCCTACAAACAGGCACGCCACGAAGACGACCTGAACCAACCACTCTCCGTCCAACCATGGGGCCGCGACGGCCTCAAGCGCAGATACTGGCTTATTGAAGGATTGGATGATACACATTTCAGACTGTACCGCGAGGGCAACCCAGCCCTCAAGAATGTTACCTGGTGGAGTATCGCGGGAAATATCCCTGAGTTGAAGGCAGTTGCGGATAGACTTGACGGCGAGAAAAGCATCCACTCCAGGAAACTCAGTGAGCGGATAAGGAACTCCATACCCCGCTTTGAGGGCTCAGAGGAG AAACGCAAGCGTCGAGATTACCGGATTGCGCGAAAGGCGGCATTCGCTCGGCCAGAGCCTGGCTTCTCCTTATATGAAGGCCGTACACGCGGAAAGAAACTGAAATACACCTActccgatgacgaggacatCTTCTCTGATGGCCTTCCTTCTACACGGCGCTCAACGCGCAACACCTCGGGAATTTCCACACCCCCAGAACCAGCCGGCCCCAGATTCACAGCCAGTGGTAGGCAAATACGGTCTCGCGCAGGCGGCCTTTATGGCGAGACGTTATTGAGTGGACAACGCGAGGACGGTGATGCTGGCGACGAGGGTAGACCCACAAGGGGCCGGACGACTCGAGCAAATGGGTATACAGAGTACGACGATGAAGAAATGGATGAAGGCTCGGAAGGAGGACAATCCAGCGGAAATGAGTGGCAAGGAAacgaaggcgaggaagaagaggacaacGAATTCGAgggcgacgacgaagaggagctgaGTGGGGATGAAGCAGTGATGAACGGAGAACCACCAAGCCTTGTGGTACAACTCAGGTACAATAAGGACAAGGTCCCAAGTAGCCCCAATGGCCCAACAGAGGAACCCTTACAGCAAGACCCGAAGAGCAAGGAGGATGTGGCTAAACCGGTCACGGCGACCGGTGCGGAAGATGGACTGCAAggacaaccaccacccgcaGTGAACGGGCAGAGCCCCCAACCAGACGCTGTCGCAAAGACTCTACCTGATGCTGCGCCCGCAGCCCAAGATGTCACCACAACTGACACTTCTGCCAAAGTCGATGCATCGCAGCCGACTGCGACTGAGACGAAGACCCAAACAGCTTAG
- a CDS encoding DUF1770 domain-containing protein (COG:S;~EggNog:ENOG410PPTY;~InterPro:IPR013898;~PFAM:PF08589), with translation MTDPALQIPEVIQTASINPAPSAEHDVNPPTAASEKQPVVEDDVASEAGSIPSDVVAPHRMIKPVSRRHQLPPLPDLRFEQSYLASLRGADTWGRVAWITIRDQVLLPLIQGTVWTLALSGWRFWNRNASLSGQTLGSKIRRWWYEVNNWKLPPLRSAKDPRIAAKVEDFLQFYTAQFSNAGAD, from the exons ATGACCGACCCCGCCCTCCAAATCCCCGAAGTCATCCAAACCGCCTCCATCAACCCGGCGCCGTCCGCGGAACACGACGTCAACCCGCCCACCGCAGCCTCCGAGAAGCAGCCCGtcgtggaagatgatgtcgcCTCCGAAGCAGGCAGTATCCCCTCCGATGTCGTCGCCCCTCACCGCATGATCAAGCCCGTTTCACGACGACACCAGCTGCCCCCATTGCCCGATCTGCGCTTCGAACAGAGCTATCTCGCCAGCTTGCGGGGAGCTGATACCTGGGGCCGAGTAGCTTGGATCACCATCAGAGACCAG gtcctcctccctcttatTCAGGGCACCGTCTGgactctcgctctctccggCTGGCGATTCTGGAACCGCAACGCGTCCCTCAGTGGCCAGACACTCGGTAGCAAGATCCGGAGATGGTGGTATGAGGTGAACAACTGGAAGTTGCCTCCCCTGCGGTCGGCTAAGGATCCTCGCATTGCGGCGAAGGTGGAAGAC TTCTTGCAGTTCTACACGGCCCAGTTCTCGAATGCCGGTGCTGACTAG
- the ADO1 gene encoding adenosine kinase (COG:F;~EggNog:ENOG410PHCU;~InterPro:IPR029056,IPR001805,IPR011611;~PFAM:PF00294;~go_function: GO:0004001 - adenosine kinase activity [Evidence IEA];~go_process: GO:0006166 - purine ribonucleoside salvage [Evidence IEA]), whose amino-acid sequence MAAAQGYPLLCLENPLLDIQAVGDAALLQKYGLKDNDAILAEDKHMGLYDELFAKNDVKLIAGGAAQNTARGAQYALPASSVCYIGCVGRDKYAEILKEACEQAGVHTEYRVDDAQPTGKCGVIITGHNRSMCTHLAAANEYKIEHLKQPHIWSLVEKAQFYYVGGFHLTVCVPAIQALGEEAAAKNKVWSIPKDLVDNLLTKNRLQVFMLNLSAPFIAQFFKDQLDSVLPYTDYTFCNETEARAFSESHSWGTDDVVEIAKKLAQLPKKNTGRPRTAIVTQGTLPTVAATVKPNGEVEVKEIPVREIPKESINDTNGAGDAFCGGFCAGIVQGKSLEDSIDMGQWLASLSIQELGASFPFPKQAYTPINRS is encoded by the exons ATGGCTGCTGCTCAAGGTTACCCTCTTCTGTGCCTGGAGAACCCCCTCCTCG ACATCCAGGCTGTCGG TGATGCCGCCCTTCTGCAGAAGTATGGCCTGAAGGACAACGATGCTATCCTTGCTGAGGACAAGCACATGGGTCTCTACGACGAGTTGTTTGCCAAGAACGATGTCAAGCTGATCGCCGGTGGTGCTGCCCAGAACACTGCCCGTGGTGCCCAG TACGCTCTTCCCGCCAGCTCCGTCTGCTACATCGGCTGTGTTGGCCGTGACAAGTACGCCGAGATCCTGAAGGAGGCTTGCGAGCAGGCTGGTGTCCACACCGAGTACCGTGTCGACGATGCCCAGCCCACCGGCAAGTGCggtgtcatcatcaccggccACAACCGCAGCATGTGCACCCACCTTGCTGCCGCCAACGAGTACAAGATCGAGCACTTGAAGCAGCCTCACATCTGGTCCCTCGTCGAGAAGGCCCAGTTCTACTACGTCGGTGGCTTCCACCTTACCGTCTGCGTTCCTGCCATTCAGGCCCTCGGCGAGGAAGCTGCTGCTAAGAACAAGGTATGGTCAATCCCAAAGGATCTTGTTGACAACTTGCTGACCAAGAATCGATTACAGGTGTTCATGCTCAACCTCTCTGCCCCCTTCATCGCCCAGTTCTTCAAGGACCAGCTGGACAGCGTCCTCCCCTACACCGACTACACCTTCTGTAACGAGACCGAGGCTCGTGCTTTCTCCGAGAGCCACAGCTGGGGCACCGACGACGTCGTCGAGATCGCCAAGAAGCTGGCTCAGCTCCCCAAGAAGAACACCGGCCGTCCTCGTACCGCCATCGTGACCCAGGGTACCCTCCCCACTGTCGCTGCCACCGTTAAGCCCAACGGTGAGGTCGAGGTCAAGGAGATCCCCGTCCGTGAGATCCCCAAGGAGAGCATCAACGACACCAACGGTGCCGG TGACGCCTTCTGCGGTGGGTTCTGCGCCGGTATCGTCCAGGGCAAGTCCCTCGAGGACAGCATCGACATGGGCCAGTGGCTCGCTTCCCTCAGCATCCAGGAGCTGGGTGCCTC tttccccttccccaagcAGGCCTACACCCCCATCAACCGCTCCTAA
- a CDS encoding uncharacterized protein (COG:A;~EggNog:ENOG410QDF2;~InterPro:IPR018834,IPR019458,IPR011990;~PFAM:PF10374,PF10373;~go_function: GO:0005515 - protein binding [Evidence IEA]), whose product MASAFQNTWQTALEVEKELLKSLAEKEPTFAEISHYLSEFRSTCQNAILQDFETARSVDVEPRLWDAHLKINTRFRKLLSRFREESGKKKKPVERRKLEKHYLEFIKSSQRFYRAFIQQLSSHFGGIPELEKVARKFNSDNLSAEPPIRTSEALKRHILQSCHSTLIRLGDLSRYRETELVSKNRNWGPAIGYYDLATLIYPASGAPHNQLAVIALADGNHLRATYHLYRALAAQEPHPSAKGNLEIEFRKVMNAWVKRELIRPEDAGIPGRSLASWFVYLHAQCYRGIDFPEHDELESEVLNQLAVDLKERSLEGTLQKFCLINIAAEEFSRTHTSDDSTSNARSFFQRINVKTFFTLLQILLAEVERFAVEDPSNKDAQTGPDKVTVVARRVLPALRNYSSWLLTASNLLVSYQGEKDSPLAVQIIEFWKIYANTLTLLASTFDVVHLPEIDYLLEEDEETLCFAPLAKEATSRRYFSSTGQQKPRMNDPGVERNHPNMEMLYRIREFVIDGLDLVVSNKIPIALVDDEDKKTFIYQEEGLPSQFFASPSGHHHTISSASIERDDIQKAAPDPSHNVDTRSVFGGSQAASASMSASMHRIVEGVERLVESDTYENAPAIPEQLAFPRSSNQQRPSSQFFDSSMDSIFQEDILPRQTPAAPPGLVPPVTGSAPLVRVSSSHSYAARPALPGIPSIWNTALSPELGDAPSPRTPPGLGQQYPASMLPGNIASPNHHLPSQDMIASENERMLRQSMMNQALRHSPLNGPSTIPSSWMPSPSSTSHHRLSGFSWDQSLVDAAANTPGSLGVSSQPMSSGLSNASWANNAFIASSFPSGAGFSSSGFTNTRRSATQYGAIGQTPPCGHGG is encoded by the exons ATGGCGTCCGCGTTCCAAAATACGTGGCA AACTGCGCTCGAAGTCGAAAAGGAGCTCCTCAAGAGCCTTGCCGAGAAAGAGCCCACGTTTGCTGAAATTTCCCATTACCTTTCGGA ATTCCGCTCTACTTGTCAGAATGCTATCCTTCAAGACTTCGAGACTGCCCGCTCCGTCGATGTCGAACCTCGCCTGTGGGATGCGCATCTCAAGATCAACACCCGATTCCGCAAATTGCTCTCTCGC TTCCGGGAGGAaagcggaaagaagaaaaagccgGTAGAAAGGCGGAAGCTCGAGAAACACTACCTCGAGTTCATCAAATCAAGTCAACGATTCTATCGAGCCTTCATTCAACAATTGTCCTCCCACTTTGGAGGCATCCCGGAGCTAGAAAAGGTCGCGCGGAAATTCAATTCTGACA ATCTATCCGCGGAGCCTCCGATCCGAACTTCCGAAGCCCTCAAAAGGCACATTCTTCAATCATGCCATTCGACCCTCATCCGTCTCGGAGATCTCTCGCGCTACCGCGAGACCGAACTGGTCAGCAAGAACCGCAATTGGGGTCCGGCCATAGGTTACTACGACCTGGCCACATTGATCTACCCCGCGTCCGGTGCCCCTCATAACCAATTGGCGGTTATTGCCCTCGCCGACGGGAACCATCTAAGGGCCACTTATCATCTGTATAGAGCGTTGGCCGCTCAAGAGCCCCATCCTTCGGCCAAGGGTAATCTTGAGATTGAATTCAGAAAGGTCATGAATGCGTGGGTCAAACGAGAGTTGATTCGACCCGAAGACGCTGGCATTCCCGGCAGGTCATTGGCTTCATGGTTTGTATACCTTCACGCGCAGTGTTACAGAGGGATTGATTTCCCGGAACACGACGAGCTTGAAAGTGAAGTCCTGAATCAACTTGCTGTGGATTTGAAGGAACGCTCTCTGGAAGGTACATTGCAAAAGTTCTGCCTGATCAACATCGCTGCCGAGGAGTTCTCGCGGACACATACGAGCG ATGATTCCACATCCAATGCGCGTTCCTTCTTCCAACGGATCAACGTGAAGACATTCTTCACATTGCTCCAGATTCTCCTGGCCGAAGTCGAACGCTTTGCGGTTGAGGACCCCAGCAACAAAGACGCCCAGACCGGACCTGATAAGGTTACTGTTGTTGCACGACGTGTCCTTCCGGCGCTACGAAACTACAGCTCTTGGCTCCTTACGGCCAGCAACCTTTTGGTGTCCTACCAAGGGGAAAAGGACAGTCCTCTAGCAGTCCAGATCATCGAGTTCTGGAAGATTTATGCCAACACTTTAACCCTTCTTGCGTCGACGTTCGATGTGGTGCATCTGCCTGAGATCGACTATTtgctggaagaggatgaagagacctTGTGTTTTGCGCCCTTGGCCAAAGAGGCAACTTCCCGGAGGTACTTCAGCTCGACTGGCCAGCAGAAGCCCCGAATGAACGATCCTGGGGTAGAAAGGAATCACCCCAACATGGAGATGCTCTACCGAATCCGCGAGTTTGTTATTGATGGCTTGGATCTCGTTGTGAGCAAT AAAATACCCATCGCCCTGGTggacgatgaagacaagaaaacGTTTATTTACCAGGAAGAAGGGCTCCCTTCGCAATTCTTCGCCAGTCCATCGGGCCACCACCATACGATCTCATCCGCTAGTATTGAACGGGACGACATCCAAAAGGCAGCCCCTGATCCTAGCCACAACGTTGACACTAGGAGTGTCTTTGGTGGTTCACAGGCCGCCTCCGCATCGATGTCAGCTAGCATGCATCGGATCGTTGAAGGTGTGGAAAGACTAGTAGAATCCGATACCTACGAGAATGCTCCGGCCATACCAGAGCAGCTGGCTTTCCCACGGAGCAGCAATCAACAGCGACCATCCAGCCAGTTCTTTGATTCGAGTATGGATTCAATCTTCCAAGAGGATATCCTTCCCAGGCAGACCCCTGCTGCTCCCCCTGGACTCGTACCACCCGTGACTGGCTCTGCACCTCTCGTCCGAGTGTCGTCTTCCCACTCTTACGCCGCCCGGCCTGCCCTTCCTGGTATCCCAAGCATCTGGAACACAGCTCTATCGCCGGAACTCGGTGATGCGCCTTCGCCAAGGACTCCGCCAGGTCTGGGACAACAGTACCCGGCTTCTATGCTGCCTGGAAACATTGCCAGCCCCAATCATCATCTACCATCTCAGGATATGATCGCTAGCGAGAATGAGCGCATGCTCCGGCAGAGCATGATGAATCAAGCCTTGAGGCACAGTCCGCTCAATGGTCCTAGTACAATACCCTCCTCCTGGATGCCCTCGCCCAGCTCTACGTCGCACCACCGCCTTTCTGGATTCTCATGGGACCAAAGCTTAGTAGACGCTGCTGCAAACACACCTGGTTCCTTAGGAGTgtccagccagcccatgTCTAGCGGACTAAGCAATGCATCTTGGGCCAATAATGCATTCATCGCCAGCAGTTTCCCCTCCGGAGCAGGGTTTTCCAGTTCCGGGTTCACCAACACTCGTAGATCCGCCACGCAATACGGAGCCATCGGGCAGACTCCTCCCTGCGGCCACGGAGGCTGA
- a CDS encoding uncharacterized protein (COG:U;~EggNog:ENOG410PQTV;~InterPro:IPR039258,IPR013087), protein MSKRSRSTSPSPSSPSPSPSPHSSSPTRPKIPSLDPTATPPNQEVMHCSLPPHRETISFSSYEDYEVHYRQAHVNRCSQCGKNFPTERFLNLHIEENHDALVATRRERGEKTYACFVEDCERVCSTPQKRRMHLIDKHMFHKTYNFYIVNDGIDKQTSLLRTPHDHRRRLSSAATGPTSPKEGRLRYRQTSISQADSGASAQKGSSPFTTPRQGDAAPAAPADDGGITELERSMSALRFVPASVVRSRGKQKS, encoded by the exons atgtCCAAACGCTCACGAagcacatccccatccccatcatcaccctcaccttcaccttcaccacattcctcctcacccacccgTCCCAAAATCCCCTCCCTAGATCCCACAGCCACACCCCCCAACCAAGAAGTCATGCACTGCTCTCTACCGCCCCATAGGGAAACCATCTCGTTCAGTTCCTACGAAGACTACGAGGTGCATTACCGCCAGGCACACGTGAATCGGTGTTCGCAGTGTGGGAAGAATTTCCCGACGGAGAGGTTTCTGAATCTTCATATTGAAGAGAATCATGATGCGTTGGtagcgacgaggagggagaggggggagaagact TATGCATGCTTCGTCGAAGACTGCGAACGCGTATGCTCTACGCCTCAGAAACGCAGAATGCATTTGATTGATAAGCATATGTTTCATAAG ACATACAACTTCTACATTGTCAACGACGGCATCGACAAGCAGACCTCTCTACTGAGGACACCGCATGACCATCGTCGGCGGTTATCATCCGCTGCTACGGGTCCTACTTCTCCGAAGGAAGGCCGGTTACGGTATCGTCAGACTTCCATATCCCAGGCTGATTCTGGTGCGAGTGCTCAGAAAGGCTCTTCTCCGTTTACTACTCCTCGACAAGGTgatgctgctcctgctgctcctgctgatgatgggggaATTACAGAGCTGGAGAGGTCTATGTCTGCGTTACGGTTTGTTCCGGCTAGTGTGGTGAGGAGTCGGGGGAAGCAGAAGTCTTGA
- a CDS encoding FTFMHR domain-containing protein (COG:K;~EggNog:ENOG410PFYS;~InterPro:IPR036236,IPR007219,IPR013087;~PFAM:PF13894,PF04082,PF00096;~go_function: GO:0003677 - DNA binding [Evidence IEA];~go_function: GO:0008270 - zinc ion binding [Evidence IEA];~go_process: GO:0006351 - transcription, DNA-templated [Evidence IEA]), with the protein MEDDRGTPGKVRKKSTPAHRKSLSCEYCSRSFARLEHLQRHLRTHTKEKPFSCDICSKSFARSDLLVRHERLVHPTETAANREHRAQNSHDVPQTQPPIIQPTHHESRMLELADAVPIHTQPVPPPPPEVQVQPPPIVETPHFNPSWGYDLNLLSHAASHVALEGEQESLESLRKSSQNVGTSQPLPHVPERAITDNYGVEPSILDLADLGDPVQDFTVFLESVGLSSDWDSGVFSTVEDPILPTTLPMDSKPAIRDMGRLGPELMSDPRTAADEQPSFSNFGSRLPSLQPEPHDVDDRLGFGDEGPRPAWDISNADRQVFLSKLDEFAYILPKNFIPPSRHALSRFFAGYINGLNEHLPFIHVPTLSVAKCSPELTLALAAAGSHYRFENNRGIELFHAAKAILLQRLHRRDSKQVACPTWNFLSPASGFHNSRGSSATSNHTSSPFQQQHPTLYPADPSGYAPEDSDAHMEVIRTFLLLTVFASWERHPELLREMLSLQSTLARLVREHGLVEPPPSPDPNNWEDWIRREGNRRTKFIVYCFFNLHSIMYNIPPLILNAELKLNMPCSHDVWKASNAAQWRRVLRTRHGPEVSFQEAFARLFFKSSTSSASAPISPLGNYILIHAIIQQIFFARQLCLSAPSMHGTSLRQEDLSALDNSLSAWKALWKRTPESSIDPQNPAGPIAFTSTALLGLAYIRLHVDLGPCRRLITQDPLQIARALGESPPVARSPRLIMALLHSAHALSIPVRLGIDFVARTHSFFWSIQHSLCSLECAFLLSRWLLSIPITQAEQRLSEHERKLLLWIKSMMDETDMAVDPPGAPDLDFIANPYKAKQLSVAIVRVWARTFKGNTSWAIVDLVGSSLDTYADFLETQM; encoded by the exons ATGGAGGACGACAGAGGCACCCCGGGAAaagtgaggaagaaaagcactCCTGCTCATCGCAAGTCCTTGTCTTGCGAATATTGCAGTCGGTCGTTTGCGCGCCTGGAACACCTCCAGCGCCATCTCCGCACCC ATACTAAGGAGAAACCTTTCTCATGTGATATTTGCTCCAAATCTTTTGCGAGGAG TGATCTGCTCGTACGACATGAGCGGCTAGTCCATCCAACTGAGACCGCAGCCAACCGGGAGCATCGTGCTCAGAACAGCCACGATGTCCCTCAGACCCAGCCTCCCATAATACAGCCCACTCACCATGAGTCCCGCATGCTAGAGCTTGCCGACGCTGTCCCTATTCACACCCAACCcgtgccgccgccgcctcccgaGGTGCAGGTGCAACCTCCCCCGATTGTGGAAACGCCTCACTTCAACCCTTCTTGGGGATATGACTTGAACCTCCTTTCTCACGCTGCAAGTCATGTTGCCCTGGAGGGCGAGCAGGAAAGTCTCGAATCGCTCCGCAAGTCTTCACAGAACGTGGGCACCTCGCAGCCACTTCCCCACGTCCCAGAGAGAGCGATAACCGATAATTATGGCGTCGAACCCTCTATCTTGGATCTTGCTGACTTAGGGGACCCTGTTCAAGACTTCACAGTCTTCCTGGAGAGCGTAGGACTGTCGTCCGACTGGGACTCCGGCGTGTTCTCCACGGTTGAAGACCCGATTCTGCCGACTACTCTTCCAATGGACTCAAAGCCAGCCATCCGTGACATGGGGAGACTTGGTCCCGAGCTCATGAGCGACCCGCGGACTGCAGCTGATGAGCAGCCGTCTTTTTCTAACTTCGGATCACGTCTGCCGTCCTTGCAGCCTGAACCTCATGATGTAGATGACCGTCTCGGGTTTGGTGATGAAGGACCTCGCCCCGCCTGGGATATATCAAATGCAGACCGTCAGGTCTTCCTGTCGAAGCTCGATGAATTCGCTTATATTCTTCCCAAAAACTTCATTCCACCTTCAAGGCACGCACTTTCTCGGTTTTTTGCTGGTTATATCAACGGCTTAAACGAGCATCTTCCTTTCATTCATGTCCCCACGCTTTCCGTTGCCAAATGCTCACCCGAGCTCACTCTTGCGCTAGCGGCTGCGGGGTCTCATTATCGATTTGAAAACAATCGAGGCATAGAGCTATTCCACGCAGCCAAGGCCATCCTGCTTCAGCGTCTCCACCGCCGAGATAGTAAGCAAGTGGCTTGTCCGACCTGGAACTTTCTGTCACCGGCATCTGGATTCCACAACTCTCGCGGGTCATCCGCGACCTCAAACCATACCAGTAGCCcgttccagcagcagcaccctaCTCTATATCCAGCGGATCCTTCTGGATATGCACCCGAAGATTCGGATGCGCACATGGAAGTGATTCGAACATTTCTTTTGCTTACAGTGTTTGCTTCGTGGGAACGGCACCCAGAGTTGCTACGAGAAATGCTCTCACTTCAAAGCACGCTGGCGAGGCTCGTGAGAGAACATGGTCTCGTCGAACCACCTCCTAGCCCCGACCCGAACAACTGGGAAGATTGGATACGACGGGAAGGTAACCGGCGGACCAAATTCATTGTTTATTgcttcttcaacctccacTCTATCATGTACAACATCCCTCCTCTTATTCTTAACGCCgagctgaagctgaacatGCCCTGCTCGCACGACGTCTGGAAGGCTTCAAATGCAGCTCAATGGCGCCGTGTCCTCCGCACGAGGCATGGGCCAGAAGTCTCCTTCCAGGAGGCTTTTGCCAGACTTTTCTTCAAGTCCAGTACTTCTAGCGCTTCAGCGCCAATATCTCCCCTTGGGAACTATATCCTGATACACGCTATTATCCAGCAAATATTCTTTGCACGTCAGCTCTGCCTCTCTGCCCCAAGTATGCATGGGACAAGCTTACGTCAAGAAGACTTGTCCGCTTTGGACAATTCTCTGAGTGCCTGGAAGGCGTTGTGGAAACGCACACCTGAATCTAGCATTGATCCTCAAAACCCGGCAGGTCCGATAGCATTCACGTCTACTGCCCTTCTCGGGCTTGCTTATATTCGGTTGCATGTTGATTTGGGACCTTGTCGTCGTCTTATCACGCAAGATCCTCTGCAAATCGCGAGAGCTCTGGGTGAATCTCCACCAGTAGCACGAAGTCCTCGTCTGATCATGGCTCTTTTGCATTCGGCCCATGCACTTTCAATCCCAGTCCGCCTAGGTATTGACTTTGTGGCCCGAACCCATTCGTTCTTCTGGAGCATCCAGCACTCGCTGTGTAGCTTGGAGTGTGCTTTCCTCCTTAGCCGTTGGCTGCTGTCAATACCAATAACCCAGGCCGAGCAGAGACTGTCAGAGCACGAGCGAAAGCTTCTTCTGTGGATCAAGAGTATGATGGATGAAACCGACATGGCTGTTGATCCCCCTGGGGCACCCGACCTGGACTTTATCGCCAACCCCTATAAAGCGAAGCAGCTGAGCGTTGCTATCGTGCGTGTTTGGGCACGAACCTTTAAAGGAAACACCAGCTGGGCGATTGTGGATCTAGTTGGGTCGAGTCTCGATACTTACGCCGATTTTCTAGAGACGCAGATGTAG